In Leifsonia sp. ZF2019, a genomic segment contains:
- a CDS encoding GerMN domain-containing protein, with the protein MSRRPIRFIAAAVAVAVALVLSACASIPDSGPVRQGGPVAQVDDPLDLDFNPSPPEKGASQQRIVQGFIDAASSPKNNFGIAREYLTDAMAASWNPDESVTVDDGRNRTYDSDGDQWGVEVNPVASVDSVGAYHPVTSRAPIGLRYELVKQSGEWRIAVAPNGIVIDDPTFRAVFTQQTLYFYSPDYSYLVPDARWFPARVATSATRVASAVLAGPAKWLNGAVANAFPEGTQLAVPSVTTVGGVAQVDLSSEAGRADTLQLQRMQLQLEQSLGSLAQSVQLSIEGNVEQIAPLSSGAAPQQDPSVDTHAIVSRGDTFGLLSGSTVAPLSGLSDRVVALQPTAVALDAARDEAAVLSAGGAYLVRRSGDTIRVDARAGLIAPAIDNTGFVWSVPADAPGALQATAANGEVHAVATDWPQAVGIQSFALSRDGTRVVALLRTSTGYALVAAGIVRGSGSVPTSLTQPVELAVGSGTPLAVTWTGELTVAVLNATNGDATSIVEQTIGGEQTITTGPGGGRTIVGADGLARYLVLTADGSLQAPTGTGWQAQADKVGAVAVQLGQP; encoded by the coding sequence ATGAGCAGACGACCGATCCGGTTCATCGCCGCGGCCGTCGCGGTGGCGGTCGCCCTCGTGCTCTCGGCCTGCGCCAGCATCCCGGACAGCGGTCCCGTGCGGCAGGGCGGCCCGGTCGCCCAGGTGGACGACCCTCTCGACCTCGACTTCAACCCGTCCCCACCTGAGAAGGGCGCCTCCCAGCAGCGCATCGTGCAGGGGTTCATCGATGCCGCCTCGAGCCCGAAGAACAACTTCGGGATCGCTCGTGAGTATCTGACCGACGCCATGGCCGCGAGCTGGAACCCGGACGAGTCGGTCACCGTGGACGATGGTCGTAACCGCACCTACGACAGCGATGGCGACCAGTGGGGGGTGGAGGTCAATCCGGTGGCGAGCGTCGATTCGGTCGGCGCGTACCACCCGGTGACGAGCCGGGCGCCGATCGGCCTGCGCTACGAACTCGTCAAGCAGAGCGGTGAGTGGCGGATCGCCGTGGCGCCGAACGGCATCGTGATCGACGACCCGACGTTCCGTGCCGTCTTCACGCAGCAGACGCTGTACTTCTACAGCCCGGACTACAGCTACCTCGTGCCGGACGCCCGGTGGTTCCCCGCCCGAGTCGCGACCTCCGCGACCCGGGTGGCGAGCGCGGTGCTCGCCGGACCGGCGAAGTGGCTGAACGGTGCGGTGGCCAACGCGTTCCCCGAAGGCACACAGCTGGCGGTCCCGTCGGTGACCACCGTCGGCGGCGTCGCCCAGGTCGACCTCAGTTCCGAAGCGGGACGGGCCGACACGCTCCAGTTGCAGCGCATGCAGCTGCAACTGGAGCAGAGCCTCGGGAGCCTCGCCCAGTCGGTGCAGCTCTCCATCGAGGGCAATGTCGAGCAGATCGCCCCGCTCAGCTCCGGGGCCGCACCCCAGCAGGACCCGTCGGTCGACACCCACGCGATCGTCTCCCGCGGGGACACGTTCGGACTGCTCTCCGGTTCCACCGTGGCCCCGCTCAGCGGCCTCAGCGACCGGGTGGTCGCGCTGCAGCCGACGGCGGTGGCCCTCGACGCAGCCCGTGACGAGGCCGCCGTGCTCTCCGCCGGTGGCGCGTACCTGGTGCGGCGCTCCGGCGACACGATCCGCGTCGACGCGCGGGCCGGGCTGATCGCACCGGCCATCGACAACACGGGATTCGTCTGGTCGGTGCCGGCCGACGCGCCGGGCGCGCTCCAGGCGACAGCGGCGAACGGCGAGGTGCACGCGGTGGCGACGGACTGGCCGCAGGCGGTCGGGATCCAGTCGTTCGCCCTCTCCCGCGACGGCACGCGTGTCGTCGCCCTGCTGCGCACCTCGACGGGGTACGCACTCGTGGCGGCGGGGATCGTGCGCGGGTCCGGATCCGTCCCCACCTCGCTGACCCAGCCGGTGGAGCTCGCGGTCGGCTCCGGCACGCCGCTGGCCGTCACGTGGACAGGCGAACTCACGGTCGCCGTGCTCAACGCGACGAACGGGGACGCGACGAGCATCGTCGAGCAGACGATCGGCGGCGAGCAGACCATCACGACCGGGCCGGGCGGAGGCCGCACGATCGTGGGAGCGGACGGTCTTGCGCGCTATCTCGTCCTGACCGCGGATGGAAGCCTCCAGGCGCCCACCGGGACGGGATGGCAGGCGCAGGCCGACAAGGTGGGTGCGGTCGCCGTCCAGCTCGGACAGCCGTAG
- a CDS encoding ComF family protein produces MTTTSILQESLRDAAAVLLPVRCAGCGEPDRSLCARCRHDLAPRVATTSAGGVRVWAALEYAETPRRVILAFKESGRVDAAPALGRALRAAVVDAQRAVSDRAETGRGRSDGRGADALLPVLIPSTTEARRRRGFHPTGMLLRRAGILVPPLWRALRLTRQTQDQAGLSSAGRAANRAESLAASTRLRGRRCLIVDDIVTSGSTVAEAARAIHAAGGLVVGAAALARTPRREGADLTARPRNVPSQ; encoded by the coding sequence ATGACAACCACATCGATCCTTCAGGAGTCCCTCCGCGACGCGGCCGCCGTGCTGCTCCCCGTCCGCTGCGCCGGCTGCGGTGAGCCGGACCGGAGTCTGTGCGCGCGATGCAGGCACGACCTGGCCCCTCGCGTAGCGACGACGTCGGCCGGGGGCGTGCGCGTGTGGGCGGCTCTCGAATACGCCGAGACTCCGCGGCGGGTGATCCTCGCCTTCAAGGAGTCCGGGCGGGTGGACGCTGCGCCGGCCCTCGGTCGTGCACTGCGGGCCGCCGTGGTCGACGCTCAGCGAGCCGTGAGCGACCGAGCGGAGACGGGGCGCGGGCGCAGCGATGGCAGGGGCGCGGACGCCTTGCTCCCCGTCCTGATCCCGTCGACCACCGAGGCACGCCGTCGACGGGGGTTCCACCCGACGGGGATGCTGCTCCGCCGTGCCGGCATCCTCGTGCCGCCGCTGTGGCGCGCCCTGCGGCTCACCCGGCAGACGCAGGACCAGGCCGGTCTCTCGTCCGCGGGACGGGCGGCCAATCGTGCGGAGAGCCTGGCCGCGTCCACGCGGCTCCGGGGAAGACGATGCCTGATCGTCGACGACATCGTGACCTCGGGGTCGACGGTCGCTGAAGCCGCTCGCGCGATCCATGCCGCGGGAGGGCTGGTGGTGGGTGCCGCAGCCCTGGCGCGGACGCCGCGCCGCGAGGGCGCCGACCTCACAGCGAGACCTCGGAACGTTCCCAGTCAATAA
- the hpf gene encoding ribosome hibernation-promoting factor, HPF/YfiA family translates to MDINIIGRNLGITDRFREYATEKSDKIAHLAERAISLEIKVSRHNEKLGGQNGDDRVELTLVGPKAVVRSEATGTDKYAAFDIALGKLLERVRRAKDRRKVHRGQHRPTSLREASTDGFSAVGLAAAPVAVLDQVRTGSVPVVQDSEATEEAADEEYSPVVIRKKVFASLPMTVDDALYYMELVGHDFYLFVDQETQRPSVVYRRKGWDYGVIALDDDADELQEVATASRKLG, encoded by the coding sequence ATGGACATCAACATCATCGGACGCAACCTGGGAATCACTGATCGCTTCCGTGAATACGCGACCGAGAAGTCGGACAAGATCGCGCATCTGGCAGAGCGGGCCATCTCCCTCGAGATCAAGGTCAGCCGCCACAACGAGAAGCTCGGTGGCCAGAACGGCGATGATCGGGTCGAGCTGACACTCGTGGGGCCGAAGGCGGTGGTCCGCTCGGAGGCGACGGGCACCGACAAGTACGCGGCGTTCGACATCGCCCTGGGCAAGCTCCTCGAGCGCGTGCGTCGCGCGAAGGACCGTCGCAAGGTCCATCGCGGGCAGCATCGGCCGACCTCGCTGCGCGAGGCGAGCACGGACGGCTTCAGCGCCGTGGGGCTCGCAGCGGCGCCGGTCGCGGTGCTCGACCAGGTCAGGACGGGCAGCGTCCCGGTGGTGCAGGACTCCGAGGCGACGGAGGAGGCCGCTGACGAGGAGTACTCGCCGGTCGTCATCCGCAAGAAGGTGTTCGCCTCGCTTCCGATGACGGTCGACGACGCGCTCTACTACATGGAGCTCGTCGGTCACGACTTCTACCTGTTCGTCGACCAGGAGACGCAGCGACCGAGCGTGGTCTACCGCCGCAAGGGCTGGGACTACGGCGTGATCGCGCTGGACGACGACGCGGATGAGCTGCAGGAGGTGGCCACCGCCAGCCGCAAGCTCGGCTGA
- the secA gene encoding preprotein translocase subunit SecA — MASVLEKVLRLGEGRTLRRLEAYAKAVNALEDDFAALSDEELMHETVELRERYSNGESLDDLLPEAFAAVREAAKRTLGMRHFDVQLMGGAALHLGNIAEMKTGEGKTLVATTAAYLNAIASRGVHVITVNDYLASYQSELMGRVFRALGMTTGVILSGQTPEERREQYAADITYGTNNEFGFDYLRDNMAWQAQDMVQRGHYFAIVDEVDSILIDEARTPLIISGPSSGEANRWFVEFANLAKRLTAGEDFEVDEKKRTIGVLEPGIEKVEDYLGIDNLYESANTPLISFLNNAIKANALFKRDKDYVVMNGEVLIVDEHTGRILVGRRYNEGIHQAIEAKEGVEVKAENQTLATVTLQNYFRLYKKLSGMTGTAETEAAEFMSTYKLGVVPIPTNKPMQRIDQPDLVYKNEQAKFEQVVEDIVKRHEKGQPVLVGTTSVEKSEYLSRSLAKKGVRHEVLNAKNHAREAAIVAQAGRLGAVTVATNMAGRGTDIMLGGNAEFIAVAEMNARGLSPVETPDEYEEQWDAVFSEVKEKVQEEADKVIEAGGLYVLGTERHESRRIDNQLRGRSGRQGDPGESRFYLSLTDDLMRLFNAGAAESLMGRSSVPDDMAIESKVVSRAIRSAQSQVEARNAEIRKNVLKYDDVLNRQREAIYGDRRHILEGDDLHERVQKFLTDVIDDILDQHTGEGSGDDWDFDALWAELKTLYPVGVSIDEVIAEAGNKGRINREFMRREIMSDARLAYQRREESLGSPAMRELERRVVLSVIDRRWREHLYEMDYLKDGIGLRAMAQRDPLVEYQREGYAMFQQMMGAIREETVGFLFNLEVEVNQAPGEVESPSVAAKGLARGESEQQRLSYSAPGEGGGVEVRNQRGQIEQAATARAQKAQQQAAPQAAAPQQASAQRGAFGQRVESDGDDAPANRAERRAQSKKR; from the coding sequence GTGGCCTCAGTTCTGGAAAAGGTTCTCCGTCTCGGCGAGGGGCGCACCCTCCGTCGGCTCGAGGCGTACGCGAAAGCGGTCAACGCCCTCGAAGACGACTTCGCCGCGCTCTCCGACGAAGAGCTCATGCACGAGACCGTCGAACTCCGCGAGCGCTACAGCAACGGGGAGTCGCTCGACGACCTCCTGCCCGAGGCGTTCGCCGCCGTCCGCGAGGCGGCGAAGCGCACGCTGGGCATGCGCCACTTCGACGTGCAGCTCATGGGAGGCGCCGCGCTTCATCTCGGCAACATCGCCGAGATGAAGACCGGTGAGGGCAAGACCCTCGTCGCGACGACGGCCGCCTACCTCAATGCCATCGCCAGCCGCGGCGTTCACGTGATCACGGTCAACGACTACCTCGCCAGCTACCAGTCGGAGCTGATGGGCCGCGTGTTCCGCGCCCTCGGCATGACGACCGGCGTCATCCTCTCCGGACAGACCCCGGAGGAGCGCCGGGAACAGTACGCCGCCGACATCACGTACGGAACGAACAACGAGTTCGGCTTCGACTACCTGCGCGACAACATGGCGTGGCAGGCACAGGACATGGTCCAGCGCGGACACTACTTCGCCATCGTCGACGAGGTCGACTCGATCCTCATCGACGAGGCACGTACCCCGCTCATCATCTCGGGACCCTCGTCGGGCGAGGCGAACCGCTGGTTCGTCGAGTTCGCCAACCTCGCCAAGCGCCTCACCGCCGGTGAGGACTTCGAGGTCGACGAGAAGAAGCGCACCATCGGCGTGCTCGAGCCGGGTATCGAGAAGGTCGAGGACTACCTCGGCATCGACAACCTCTACGAGTCCGCCAACACGCCGCTGATCTCGTTCCTGAACAACGCCATCAAGGCCAACGCCCTCTTCAAGCGCGACAAGGACTACGTCGTGATGAACGGCGAAGTCCTGATCGTGGACGAGCACACCGGCCGCATCCTGGTCGGCCGCCGCTACAACGAGGGCATCCACCAGGCGATCGAGGCGAAGGAGGGCGTCGAGGTCAAGGCCGAGAACCAGACGCTCGCCACCGTCACCCTGCAGAACTACTTCCGCCTCTACAAGAAGCTGTCGGGCATGACCGGTACGGCCGAGACCGAGGCGGCCGAGTTCATGAGCACGTACAAGCTCGGCGTCGTCCCGATTCCGACCAACAAGCCGATGCAGCGCATCGACCAGCCAGACCTCGTCTACAAGAACGAGCAGGCGAAGTTCGAGCAGGTCGTCGAGGACATCGTCAAGCGCCACGAGAAGGGCCAGCCCGTCCTGGTCGGCACGACCAGCGTCGAGAAGAGCGAGTACCTGTCGCGCTCTCTCGCCAAGAAGGGCGTCCGTCACGAGGTCCTGAACGCGAAGAACCACGCGCGCGAGGCGGCGATCGTGGCCCAGGCCGGCCGTCTCGGCGCCGTCACCGTCGCCACCAATATGGCCGGTCGAGGCACGGACATCATGCTCGGCGGCAACGCCGAGTTCATCGCGGTCGCCGAGATGAACGCGCGCGGGCTCTCCCCGGTGGAGACGCCCGACGAGTACGAGGAGCAGTGGGACGCCGTCTTCTCCGAGGTGAAGGAGAAGGTGCAGGAGGAGGCCGACAAGGTCATCGAGGCGGGAGGACTGTACGTGCTCGGCACCGAGCGCCACGAGTCCCGTCGCATCGACAACCAGCTCCGCGGTCGTTCCGGCCGTCAGGGCGACCCGGGCGAGAGCCGCTTCTACCTCTCCCTCACCGACGACCTCATGCGACTCTTCAACGCCGGCGCCGCCGAGAGCCTCATGGGCCGGTCGAGCGTCCCGGACGACATGGCGATCGAGTCGAAGGTCGTCAGCCGGGCGATCCGCAGCGCGCAGTCGCAGGTGGAGGCGCGCAACGCGGAGATCCGCAAGAACGTCCTCAAGTACGATGACGTCCTCAACCGTCAGCGCGAGGCCATCTACGGCGACCGCCGCCACATCCTCGAGGGCGACGACCTGCACGAGCGGGTGCAGAAGTTCCTGACGGACGTCATCGACGACATCCTCGACCAGCACACCGGCGAGGGCAGCGGGGACGACTGGGACTTCGACGCCCTGTGGGCGGAGCTCAAGACGCTCTACCCGGTCGGCGTCAGCATCGACGAGGTCATCGCGGAAGCGGGCAACAAGGGCCGCATCAACCGCGAGTTCATGCGACGCGAGATCATGTCCGACGCCCGCCTCGCGTATCAGCGTCGCGAGGAGTCCCTTGGTTCGCCGGCGATGCGCGAGCTCGAGCGCCGCGTGGTGCTGTCGGTCATCGACCGTCGCTGGCGTGAGCACCTGTACGAGATGGACTACCTCAAGGACGGCATCGGCCTGCGCGCGATGGCGCAGCGCGACCCGCTGGTCGAGTACCAGCGCGAGGGCTATGCGATGTTCCAGCAGATGATGGGGGCGATCCGCGAGGAGACCGTCGGCTTCCTGTTCAACCTGGAGGTCGAGGTCAACCAGGCTCCGGGCGAGGTCGAGTCCCCGTCGGTGGCGGCCAAGGGTCTGGCCCGTGGCGAGAGCGAGCAGCAGCGTCTGAGCTACTCCGCCCCGGGCGAGGGTGGCGGCGTCGAGGTCCGCAACCAGCGCGGTCAGATCGAGCAGGCCGCGACGGCTCGAGCCCAGAAGGCGCAGCAGCAGGCGGCGCCTCAGGCCGCCGCTCCGCAGCAGGCGTCCGCGCAGCGCGGCGCCTTCGGCCAGCGCGTCGAGTCCGACGGCGACGATGCTCCCGCGAACCGCGCGGAGCGCCGCGCCCAGTCCAAGAAGCGCTGA
- a CDS encoding Rv3235 family protein, with the protein MPTTATTTDRSPAPARTNAPERTASPRHDRSNAPVGAVQKSCPARPTIHREQPRGVEGGASRSATGRTQADEAEDASPARPADLRPPTSQRPRATRAVPPPPLTTSDPGAYDALAALDDDPELLCLNLAHCVVEILAGARALDQIGRWVTDAVFLHLLRRTVLAARARSVAAQEAMRPRFRLGAPVLGRPADGVIEAVVVVHQTSRSRAVAVRLERHRSRWRATAISVL; encoded by the coding sequence ATGCCCACCACAGCGACGACGACCGACCGCTCGCCCGCTCCCGCGCGGACGAACGCCCCGGAGCGAACGGCCTCGCCGCGACACGACCGGTCGAACGCTCCGGTCGGCGCCGTCCAGAAGTCCTGTCCGGCCCGTCCCACGATCCATCGCGAACAGCCGCGGGGTGTCGAGGGCGGCGCGAGTCGCTCCGCCACCGGACGCACTCAGGCAGACGAAGCCGAGGACGCCTCCCCCGCGCGGCCCGCCGACCTTCGGCCGCCGACGTCACAGCGACCCCGTGCCACCCGCGCCGTCCCGCCTCCTCCGCTGACCACGTCGGATCCCGGCGCGTACGACGCGCTGGCCGCCCTGGACGACGATCCGGAGCTCCTCTGCCTGAATCTCGCCCATTGCGTCGTCGAGATCCTCGCGGGTGCGCGGGCGCTCGACCAGATCGGCCGCTGGGTCACCGACGCGGTCTTCCTGCATCTCCTGCGGCGGACGGTGCTGGCCGCGCGTGCCCGCAGCGTCGCCGCGCAGGAGGCCATGCGTCCGCGCTTCCGGCTCGGCGCTCCTGTGCTCGGTCGCCCCGCCGACGGCGTGATCGAGGCGGTCGTGGTCGTGCACCAGACCTCCCGCTCCCGCGCCGTCGCCGTGCGCCTCGAGCGTCACCGCTCCCGCTGGCGCGCGACGGCCATCAGCGTCCTCTGA
- a CDS encoding sensor histidine kinase, which produces MSTLSDLIHAQGRSSEADVEWLHGLVGDWQLLADLAFADIVLWVPTSDDDFVAVAHARPSSAATLFYRDFVGQRIKPEWKQQVTDAFRTKTIIDTSAPDWYEETPTRVRAVPVIRRLTVHSPDTADEPIAVITRHTNLSEARTPSRQELVFNECANDLFSMIASGDFPDLGAPAAPRRGQPRAADGLIRLDVDGITTFASPNALSAFNRMGFTGELEGESLATVTTGLVVGTLTVDESLPLVVTGRAPWRTDIEARGVTVSLRAIPIRNRGERVGAIVLCRDVSEQRHQERELITKDATIREIHHRVKNNLQTVASLLRIQARRTHSEEAREALSQAMRRVAAIAVVHDTLSTGLAQIVDFDDVFDRVLLLVAEVAASHTTTVHPKKSGSFGTLPSEYATPLALALTELVTNAVEHGLAGREGQVEIIANRSAESLTVKVVDNGSGLPEGKVGSGLGTQIVRTLIQGELGGAIDWHTLMGQGTEVTIEVPLRYLTTV; this is translated from the coding sequence GTGTCGACGCTCAGTGATCTCATCCATGCCCAGGGTCGTTCGTCCGAGGCCGACGTGGAATGGCTCCACGGACTCGTCGGCGACTGGCAGCTGCTCGCCGACCTGGCGTTCGCCGACATCGTGCTGTGGGTGCCCACGTCCGACGATGACTTCGTCGCCGTCGCGCATGCGCGGCCGTCGAGCGCTGCGACGCTGTTCTACCGCGACTTCGTAGGGCAGCGCATCAAGCCGGAGTGGAAGCAGCAGGTGACCGACGCCTTCCGGACCAAGACGATCATCGACACGTCGGCCCCCGACTGGTACGAGGAGACTCCGACGCGCGTGCGTGCGGTTCCGGTCATCCGTCGCCTCACGGTGCACTCGCCCGACACGGCCGACGAGCCGATCGCGGTGATCACCCGGCACACCAACCTCAGCGAGGCGCGCACGCCGAGCCGGCAGGAGCTCGTGTTCAACGAGTGCGCCAACGACCTGTTCAGCATGATCGCCTCCGGCGACTTCCCCGACCTGGGCGCGCCGGCCGCCCCTCGGCGCGGCCAGCCGCGCGCCGCGGACGGGCTGATCCGTCTCGACGTCGACGGGATCACGACGTTCGCCAGCCCGAACGCCCTGAGCGCGTTCAACCGTATGGGCTTCACCGGCGAGCTGGAGGGTGAGTCGCTGGCGACGGTCACGACCGGCCTGGTGGTGGGCACGCTGACCGTCGACGAATCGCTCCCGCTCGTCGTGACCGGCCGCGCCCCGTGGCGGACCGACATCGAGGCACGCGGGGTGACGGTGTCGCTCCGCGCCATCCCGATCCGCAATCGCGGAGAGCGCGTCGGCGCGATCGTCCTCTGTCGCGACGTGTCGGAGCAGCGGCACCAGGAGCGTGAGCTCATCACCAAGGACGCGACGATCCGCGAGATCCACCACCGGGTCAAGAACAACCTGCAGACGGTCGCTTCGCTGCTGCGCATCCAGGCGCGCCGGACGCACTCGGAGGAGGCCCGCGAGGCTCTCAGCCAGGCGATGCGCCGAGTGGCGGCCATTGCGGTCGTGCACGACACGCTGTCGACCGGTCTGGCGCAGATCGTCGACTTCGACGACGTGTTCGACCGCGTCCTGCTGCTCGTCGCGGAGGTGGCCGCGAGCCACACCACGACGGTCCATCCCAAGAAGTCGGGCTCCTTCGGCACGCTGCCGAGCGAGTACGCGACGCCGCTGGCCCTGGCGCTGACCGAGCTGGTCACGAACGCCGTCGAGCACGGCCTCGCCGGCCGCGAGGGCCAGGTCGAGATCATCGCGAACCGCTCGGCGGAGTCGCTGACGGTCAAGGTCGTCGACAACGGGTCGGGACTGCCGGAGGGCAAGGTCGGCTCCGGTCTCGGCACGCAGATCGTGCGCACGCTCATCCAGGGCGAGCTCGGCGGAGCGATCGACTGGCACACGCTCATGGGGCAGGGCACCGAGGTGACCATCGAGGTCCCCCTGCGCTACCTCACGACGGTTTGA
- a CDS encoding WhiB family transcriptional regulator, which produces MDWRDKAACLTADPELFFPVGNTGPAVDQIDKAKAVCARCTVTEICLQYALETGQDSGVWGGLSEDERRALKRRAARARRAS; this is translated from the coding sequence ATGGATTGGCGCGACAAAGCCGCCTGCCTGACCGCGGACCCCGAGCTTTTCTTCCCCGTCGGAAACACGGGACCCGCCGTCGACCAGATCGACAAGGCGAAGGCGGTCTGCGCGCGGTGCACCGTCACCGAGATCTGCCTGCAGTACGCCCTCGAGACCGGCCAGGACTCGGGCGTCTGGGGCGGCCTCTCAGAGGACGAGCGCCGCGCTCTCAAGCGTCGCGCCGCCCGCGCCCGCCGCGCTTCCTGA
- a CDS encoding DUF1684 domain-containing protein gives MPEIVTDLSAPQAPAFTPSSPASVDAARAGYDAWRQARLASVAAPTGNLALVETRWLAPDDQTTAEDALAGRPATVTATELTRRNLETGEPERGIRLWDADSPAIRAFETIDAFPFDPEWVVEAEFRPVAADRTVPFEHLRDNGLTRDLVVPGDITFRLDGVDHTLSAFDDDGTLLLVFADATNGAEGNDGTYASGRFLFVQRDGDRVVLDFNRAFVPPCGFSDQYNCPLPPRNNRFAVPVLAGEKRVVLRSGGAR, from the coding sequence ATGCCCGAAATCGTGACTGATCTCTCCGCCCCGCAGGCCCCCGCATTCACACCCTCTTCGCCCGCGTCCGTCGACGCGGCACGCGCCGGCTACGACGCATGGCGACAGGCGCGGCTCGCGAGCGTCGCCGCCCCGACCGGCAACCTCGCCCTCGTGGAGACGCGCTGGCTCGCACCCGACGATCAGACCACGGCGGAGGACGCGCTCGCCGGCCGGCCCGCCACCGTCACCGCCACGGAGCTGACCCGTCGCAACCTGGAGACCGGGGAGCCCGAGCGGGGAATCCGCCTGTGGGACGCCGACTCGCCGGCCATCCGGGCGTTCGAGACCATCGACGCGTTCCCGTTCGATCCGGAGTGGGTCGTCGAGGCCGAGTTCCGCCCGGTCGCGGCCGACCGCACGGTGCCCTTCGAGCACCTACGCGACAACGGGCTCACCCGCGATCTCGTCGTCCCCGGTGACATCACCTTCCGGCTCGACGGCGTCGACCACACCCTGAGCGCGTTCGACGACGACGGCACTCTTCTGCTCGTCTTCGCCGACGCCACCAACGGTGCGGAGGGGAACGACGGAACGTACGCGTCCGGGCGCTTCCTCTTCGTGCAGCGCGACGGAGACCGCGTCGTCCTGGACTTCAACCGCGCCTTCGTGCCTCCCTGCGGCTTCTCGGACCAGTACAACTGTCCGCTGCCGCCGCGGAACAACCGCTTCGCCGTGCCCGTCCTCGCGGGCGAGAAGCGCGTGGTGCTCCGCTCGGGCGGCGCGCGATAG
- a CDS encoding ABC transporter substrate-binding protein, producing MRKTPLLATLAIGIAAALTLAGCSGASSSSSASGTDATIAVGSQNEPVHLDNTAGSGSGVTEAFNGNVYEGLFKLTDDGKVEPLLATKYTASEDGLTYTFTLREGVKFHGGSAFTSADVKRSIERVTAADSQSARKSQLAVISGIETPDAHTVVITLKNRSISLPYNLSYVWIYGPGVKDYKTAEDGTGPYTLGTWKRGSSLSIERWSGYWGEKAKNKEVVFDYFTDASALSNALVTNQVDIVTNIQSPDALDQLKGNTDYTINDGKSTVKELLAFNDRVAPFDKAEVRKAVYSAIDTKKLLNSIWGDYGTLIGSMVPPSDPWYEDLTTVNPYDTALAKKELADAGYANGFTFTLDTPSYDPHPAVAEFVKSELAKVGITVNINTISADEWYSKVFKEKNFEATLQEHVNDRDVVWYGNPDFYWGYDNPQVTQWVDEAEQSSTTAEQTAKLKLVNEQIAKDAASVWLYLTPQIVVASSDLSGYTVNGLNSTFYTYDIVKK from the coding sequence TTGAGAAAGACCCCCCTGCTCGCCACTCTCGCGATCGGCATCGCCGCGGCGTTGACGCTCGCCGGATGCTCGGGCGCCTCGTCCTCCTCGTCGGCGTCCGGAACGGACGCGACGATCGCCGTCGGCTCGCAGAACGAGCCCGTCCACCTCGACAACACCGCCGGCAGCGGCAGCGGAGTCACGGAGGCGTTCAACGGCAACGTCTACGAGGGGCTGTTCAAGCTCACCGACGACGGCAAGGTCGAGCCGCTGCTCGCGACCAAGTACACCGCCAGCGAGGACGGCCTCACCTACACGTTCACGCTCCGCGAGGGCGTGAAGTTCCACGGCGGCTCCGCGTTCACCAGCGCCGACGTCAAGCGCAGCATCGAGCGCGTGACCGCCGCCGACTCGCAGTCGGCCCGCAAGTCGCAGCTCGCGGTGATCTCGGGCATCGAGACCCCCGACGCGCACACCGTCGTCATCACACTGAAGAACCGGTCGATCTCCCTCCCGTACAACCTCAGCTACGTGTGGATCTACGGTCCGGGCGTGAAGGACTACAAGACGGCGGAGGACGGCACCGGCCCCTACACGCTCGGCACGTGGAAGCGCGGCAGTTCGCTCAGCATCGAGCGCTGGAGCGGCTACTGGGGCGAGAAGGCGAAGAACAAGGAGGTCGTCTTCGACTACTTCACCGACGCCTCCGCTCTCTCCAACGCGCTCGTGACGAACCAGGTCGACATCGTCACCAACATCCAGAGCCCGGACGCGCTCGACCAGCTCAAGGGCAACACGGACTACACGATCAACGACGGCAAGTCGACGGTCAAGGAGCTCCTGGCGTTCAACGACCGCGTCGCGCCGTTCGACAAGGCTGAGGTCCGCAAGGCCGTGTACTCCGCGATCGACACCAAGAAGCTCCTCAACTCGATCTGGGGCGACTACGGCACCCTGATCGGCTCGATGGTCCCGCCGAGCGACCCCTGGTACGAGGACCTCACCACGGTGAACCCCTACGACACGGCCCTCGCGAAGAAGGAGCTCGCCGACGCGGGCTATGCGAACGGCTTCACGTTCACGCTCGACACCCCGAGCTACGACCCGCACCCCGCCGTCGCCGAGTTCGTGAAGAGCGAGCTCGCCAAGGTGGGCATCACCGTGAACATCAACACCATCTCGGCGGACGAGTGGTACTCGAAGGTGTTCAAGGAGAAGAACTTCGAGGCGACCCTCCAGGAGCATGTGAACGACCGCGACGTGGTCTGGTACGGGAACCCCGACTTCTACTGGGGCTACGACAACCCGCAGGTCACCCAGTGGGTGGACGAGGCCGAGCAGTCCTCGACCACCGCCGAGCAGACCGCGAAGCTGAAGCTGGTCAACGAGCAGATCGCGAAGGACGCTGCGAGCGTGTGGCTATACCTCACGCCGCAGATCGTCGTCGCCTCCAGCGACCTCTCCGGCTATACCGTCAACGGGCTGAACTCGACCTTCTACACGTACGACATCGTCAAGAAGTAG